The sequence acaattttttgtacatttgatGACATTTGACAACGAATGTAGTATTTATCTGGTTAGCCCGACTAGAGACACAAccggagaccttaatcatgaggtgCTGCTGCTGAGCTTAAGCAGCGAGACGAACGAAAACATGAagttaaaatttactttattttaaattctgtagTGCCCATCGCACTATTCGCTTCCACAATTTGGAACGTGACTCGTAATGAATCTCGTTCGGCGGGAACCTGGCTCATTTAGGCCGCTTTAGCTGCAATTACGTGGAGGTGACTCACCTCGCTGTCAATCGCTAGTGCAACAGCCTTTGTAATGCTAATTTTGTTATGTTAGgtattgttgtttgtgtttttagGTGTTTCTTGACTTATATACAGACAGTAAGCAAAAGGAGTAAAgaaggtttataaaaaaaaacatttaattatttttagaaataaagttaatgagtccgaaattatttttgctttgtttcaAAGTTGgtttcacaataataatatgcaacaTTCAacctacttatatatatataatacttttgactttaagattttttaattagaattcaaATCAATAACCTAAATGCTTTTCTCACCGTttcttatattactttaaaacatcaTTAACCGACTGATTTGTGAGCTCAGCAGTGCCAGTGTTGGATGTTCTGTCGACGGGCAGTGTGTCAACAATATTAGTTATGCCGACAATATGGTACTGCTGAGCCCATCAATCAGTGCTATGAGAAGGCTCGTCCGAATCTGTGAAGATTATGCGGTGGCTCACGGTCTCAGGTATAACGCCGTGAAGAGTGAACTCATGGTGTTCAAGGCCGGAAATAAGACTTACGACGATGTGCCGCCAGTTACACTGGCGGGCGTCGAGTTGTCTAGAGTCACACGTTTTAAATACCTGGGACATTGGGTCACCGATAATTTAACAGATGATGTGGACATTGAGAGGGAGCGTAGGGCATTGACAGTTAGGTGTAATATGTTGGCCCGTAGGTTTGCGCGATGTTCAGCGGATGTCAAGAAAACATTGTTTCGTTCGTATTGCCAGTCGCTGTACACGTGTGCCCTATGGGTCCGCTATACACAGAGCTCGTACGGTGCCCTGCGAGTCCAATATAATGACGCGTATCGGGTTATGGTGGGGCTGCCGCGCTTTTGCAGTGCATCGGGGATGTTTGCCGAGGCAGGTATACCTGATTTTCACTGTATAATACGCTCACTGATGCGGCGAGTGCGCGACAGCTCCAACAATCTCGTTGCTACTGTGGCTAGTAGGGTTGACAGCCCTATCATGTGGCACTGGATGACGACTCACAGACCGTCATTCAGATATGtaaaataagtgttttgttttttaattttctcgtttttattttattgtaaagtgttttgtttttttaattttaaacttctcgtttttattttatttgtattgtaagtaACTGcttgtgtataattttaactCTATGGATGTTAtgtctgaaaataaagttttattattattattaaatgacaaaCCAACATCTAGCGAATAATAAGGTCCTATAAGtaagttgaaaaaaatacagctcTTTATTGATGTCAATAACGTAcaaattttctataataaaatcataaaaaaatataaagggaacctttcaaaattcaattcaaacatATGTTTGCTCGTGACTTGTACAGAACCACAAACAATTCATACTTTATGTCAATACTCCTTTGATAGCGCGACGAATGAGAAAGTAAACTctctaataaaatgaaaacgaCAGCCAAGTTCAGTCAGCGGGAGTTTATGTACGGTTTACGATAGAAGATGTATTCATACTAGTATAGCACGTGGTATTACTGTGGAAAGATAAGCTTATGTTATTAAGACTATCATATTATGGTGCAACACAAAATCTTAGTCCCTTTTTTAATGTCGTTTAACGTCCATAAAGCtcgtttttaagatttttggaaataaagaaaaggtttctaagaggagctcgtggctaagctataaccgcataagtgattcgatcacaggttaagttatgcttgacgcggttggtccgtggatgggtgaccatctttatcataacgagttcctccgtttcGGAAGGcttgttaaattgtgggtcccggctgttattcctacatctttgacagtcgttacacatagtcagaagctgaaaaaagtctgacagccagtctaaccaaggagtattgtgttgcccaggtaactgggttgaggaggtcagataggcagtcgctccttgtaaaacactggtacttagctgaaaccggttggactggtagccgaccccaacacagttgggaaaaggctaggccgatgatgaaagAAAAGGTTTCTGAATGACAGGTGGCGTAAAAAACTGAGCAGAAAAGTCCTAATACATATGACTCAACTCAAGGAAAAGGACGATGTTTTATCGTAAacattgtaataattttcattttgtttattcaatttttaaatgtttttttttgtttagccatTACTGTCTCACTGCacggcaaaggcctcccttagatttttcCACCCTGTCCGGTCTATTCCTTTTTCCTTCCATTGTTTGTGGTACCTatgcatccagttcgtcgcacCATCTCGTTCGAGGccgttttaaatgtcaatttaatatattttttttcattttgtaatctTTAGTAACGACGCAAAATACTAGCACGTTTCACAGCCCGTCACATACTTTACGTAGCGACTTTTATTTCGAGCTCATAAAACTTGGCCGCTtataaagttgtttaatttattcattgaacttgttatcaatatttttaaggacATATGTTGGCGAGTCTTGGCaagttattacatttaactttgcGACCCCTGTTACGTGTATCTGAGTGGTTTTaagaagtaggtatattatgtagAGGGTACCTCGAAGTTTTAATTATACTACACATATGTACTTCACTCTACGTATTGTTGTGATacatatactttatttttttcattgttgtcTATGCAGGTATCGAATAACGTCAAATCAGTTTACATTACCAATGCACCACACTACGACGCCACTGTGGTTGTATTTCCAAcgagaatagtgtttttaaaaatcaattaaacaatacaCATTGCTATCCAATTTTTGGATAAACCGTGAAGTGCAAGACCGGTTTGCGGCATTGAGGTTACCTTAAAAATGGgctaaatatacatatacaaaacAGTAACCCCCACCCAGCAAATTTAAATGTTCATAACAGTCACCTAACGCTTAATAGCGACTAGAGAAAGACATCTCTTCTAAACTTTACATGTCTATCATGGTCTACGTTATACAGCTTGGTggcaaacagacagacagacagcctCAGTTATACGGTTCCGTTTTTATCCCTTGGGTATTGAACCCTAATAACACTTAACTTACTATACTCTAGACAGAACCTCGCCTAAACCTACAAATAAGTTTCATATCCCATAAAACACGTATCCACAGTAACTTATGGAATACTACcaaaatataaggaaaacatatcaaaaagtaaaaatgcaGATTTTTAATAACCTGTTAAAAATGTTTCGCTCTCAAATTACTCGCGAACGTGGAGTGGACGCATTAATTGGTTTGCAGTTACAAGCGACTGTTAGGTCGGGTACACGCGATTGATTTCTGCGATTTTCATGCTTTATTTGCAAGGTAGCTGTTTAAAGAGGTAAGTGATAAAACATGCTTTTAAAAACAGACAAACTCAAAATACTGTTGCTGAAATGAAGATATCTGCggtttaaaagaatataaatatgtaattacatAGATATATTCGTAGTAGTAGAAATAATATATGACAAATAGGAATCTAactgtttgttaaaaaatcaagCGCTAGGTTGTACAAGTTTCATATGTTCCGTAGCCtatctgtttttaaattttaggaaTTTTgattatctgtctgtctgttgcatGTCAAATTTGATTCGCTTCCTGGTTTTCGATTAAGGTGAAATTTTGACAGCGTATGTATATTGCGCGTCAATGTAATATTCTGACTTGACAAAAAGCTGTTCTGATGCTGGAGCTAGAATGTAATAACAGAAGCGCTGTAAAATACCATCGAGTTTGAATTCGTTTGAATTTTCGAGAACTTGATTCCAAAgcaaaaaacaatctaaaaacttgtttttagtAACTTTATCGCCAGTTCTAATTAATGAAGATTATGATGTACCACATCGCAAACTGTATTCAAAAAACGAGAAGACTCTATTTAACTGCCTCACCAAAATACAGAATAAAAGTATGCCACCACCACCAAACCAGAAAGTTTACTAACCTTTTAAGTAGACCAAGGCATATGACCAAGGATATGAGTGAACGAAGATATTTATCTTTGTTCACATTACATTACATCACAGCATCTTAGTATTTCTCCAAGGAATTTTATCACGTGAAAATTTGAAGAGAACAAAACGCAATCAACTATAAAAAACACTATTAGGATTCCTACtcgttttttaagatttttttcaatttgaaccagtagttcctgggattagcgcgttcaaacaaacaaacaaactcgtcagctttatatattagtatagaagtatagatgagtCAATAATTGCGTCTTTTATATTCAATAATGTGATCCTCAAACGCTatgcaaacaaatatttataaaatattcttttaatattttacaaaattttaatttctgagtaatgtatgtaaattattgaTAAGAAGTAGGTATCTTTATTGTACCCGAgaagggtaaaaataaaataattacaggcTCATAATTACATGTTTGATACATGATATTTATATCAACGTGTATAATAGATAGCCGtagaatgtaatttaattaaaggttttttttttaatacgcagCATATTAAACTTTCATTGTCAAAGTCATTAGGAGCACCACCAAGTTCTACCGTTATCATGAAGAACCACGCAgacaattaaaagtttaaaactatCGCAATTTATATCAAGGGGATGTTACAAGGGTAAAATTGTAAAACTACTGGCGAGCTTAGAACAgtactgatataaaaaaaaaactatgaaattcAAATGATACATCAAAATAGACGTTATCAATTTGTTAGCATATTGAATTCTTAAAACGACGTCTGgtaatttaaacgaaataaatatagtttttttttcagtttagaCCTCGTAGGTACGTGCtaggaaaacaaatgaaatctatCACCCCTTATAGGACGATGCTCATGtcaattttcacttttattaaaacttgcttttcgcccgcgtcgaggtcggttatatcgcgtttccaagaatttttcaaaagtgcgggataaaaactatcctatgttgtttctcaaggtcaactctatctcaaaaataaataaaaaataaaatcagttcagtggttttgacgtgaaagcgtaacagacagacagacagacagagttactttcacatttataatattaattaaaatatcaataccTACACATTAAAAAAGAGGTGTTTCGAAATACAGAAAAGGAAACTCCATTGAAAGCCCAACCCATTGTCTTTGGCATGTATTGCATCGGCTCCCAAAtgtaacgaataaaaaaatatgaagcttGTTAGCTACTGGCTGAATACGttgttcgatttttttattaaaacaaatgctgGCTCGGATTCCattgaaactttaaatttcGAACTCGTATTTTGTGgtggttatattttattctagcaATACTGCGCAGTATATGCGCACCTGTATTTTGGAACAAAGTTCATGAACAcatatacaattttctttttttaatgttcgactaccacactaaaaaaatcaaTCCTTTTTTAGCGTGGGAGGGTGTTCagaaacattgaagtcacatgcacaaacacacccagactcaggacaagcattcgtgaattgagacacacaaacgcttgcgcacagtgggtttgacgtggtgacctcaaataTTCGTCAATCTGTGCATACAAACTTGGTGTCTTGCTATCATCTCCAGCAAGTACTTGATAGTGACAGGAATAGACGAAAACCGgatcatatattataatatttgacatagcagttttatatttattaaaattgtttttttttaatctgagtCTATAGTACTTGCCACAGGACCCCATATCCGCGTAGATGCCTACGGCTTGCGTCTGATTTTGTAGAAGCTTTAGCATCATGAACTCATCAGCGTTTTCTGTTACCTTGAAAACCCGGCTTGAGATTTTAGGTATTATTAAATCGTAACATTGTCGGCCGCGTCCTTCAGCCAAGAGAATTGTTTGCGAAGTATCCAGCTTCTTAGATTTACTGACGTCCGACTACCCTTAAAGGTACTAAACacatatttaactttattaattatattggttAACGGCTAAAGTTTCAGATCCAGTTTTTTATTAAGACCTTTCTGTATTTACGTTTCGTTCGGCCCGCTAAGTGGGTCGCGAATATTCGTCCTACTTTCTTCAGaagcaaatatttgaataaacaatgTGGCTACTTCATTTTTGGGTTTTTTCCTCTCGGCGTAAGAACGATTTCATCCCGAGCCTCTTGGGAACAACTTTTTATtgtgaatgattttattattaatgtttgtttagctgtttttaaggctgcaTTGGTATTAATACCGATGTGTATTATGTTTCGTTTAAATACACAGCATATATTATGCCTACATTCCATCAA comes from Trichoplusia ni isolate ovarian cell line Hi5 chromosome 27, tn1, whole genome shotgun sequence and encodes:
- the LOC113505759 gene encoding uncharacterized protein LOC113505759 yields the protein MVLLSPSISAMRRLVRICEDYAVAHGLRYNAVKSELMVFKAGNKTYDDVPPVTLAGVELSRVTRFKYLGHWVTDNLTDDVDIERERRALTVRCNMLARRFARCSADVKKTLFRSYCQSLYTCALWVRYTQSSYGALRVQYNDAYRVMVGLPRFCSASGMFAEAGIPDFHCIIRSLMRRVRDSSNNLVATVASRVDSPIMWHWMTTHRPSFRYVK